The following proteins are encoded in a genomic region of Salvelinus namaycush isolate Seneca chromosome 12, SaNama_1.0, whole genome shotgun sequence:
- the LOC120056428 gene encoding T-cell immunoglobulin and mucin domain-containing protein 4-like, with product MDLGILDVKRTDSGPYCCRVDIDGIFNDKKIIQNLRVMKAPVTVLPTSTTVHVTEAPPTTEHWRAVESSHLAIPRQNTSLFPSQTLIEEPLPSFSLQINIPVLSLSLSLLLLIMGALVILGFKRM from the exons atggacttgggaatTCTCGATGTCAAGCGGACAGACAGTGGGCCATACTGTTGCAGAGTGGACATAGATGGCATTTTCAACGACAAAAAAATAATTCAAAACTTAAGGGTCATGAAAG CTCCAGTGACTGTTTTGCCAACAAGCACCACTGTACATGTTACAGAAGCTCCTCCTACCACAG AACACTGGAGAGCTGTTGAGTCATCACATCTAGCCATTCCAAGACAGAACACCAGTCTTTTCCCTTCGCAAACACTT ATAGAGGAGCCTCTTCCCAGCTTCTCTCTCCAGATCAACAtcccagtgctctctctctccctcagtctgcTCCTACTTATAATGGGGGCCTTGGTCATATTAGGGTTTAAACGTATGTAA